A segment of the Alphaproteobacteria bacterium genome:
GTTTGGCCGCCAAGTTGCTGCCTACCTTGCGGGACGGGAAGGAAGCAGGGGAAGTTAATCTCAAATTTACTTCAGCCATTCAGCCACGGATTTGGCAAAGGAACACTGTTCGGCTCCAGACTCGGAGCGATCGGCGTAGCCTTAACGACACCAAGATTCGAGAGAATCTTCACAATCGCTTTGTAGCTAATGCCCTTCGTTTCCCAGCCTTTTAAAGGATCACTCTCACGATCTTCCTCGTCCGTACTTGCGTCCTCATCAAACATCCAAAAATCTGGGTGAGCCATTATTCTTTTCGAGCTATCTTGATCACAATATACATTTTGCACATTTCTTCTCTGTTTCTCTGGTAAACTATCAAACCTGACTTTGAACCTCTCGATGAAATAGGAAGGCGTGAAGTGAGTTCCATACATCAAATTAAGAACTTGTTTAGAAGAGTAGTGTAAAATACTCCAGTAAATTTCTTGGGTATGAACATCAAACCTAACGATGGGTTCGAGCCCAATGTGCAGACCAATCAAATTTCGTAAGTATTGAACTTGATGAGCGCCCGAAGCGACCTCTCCCTCTAGTTTTAAAACATCATATTTTTTGTGCACCAAACACAATGCCTTATAAAAGTCATTTGTCCCTGAATTTATAAATTCATTAACAATTTGAGAAACCACACCTTTAATAACAAGCTCATAATCAGTCGCTAAGCACCCCAGTTGCATCTGGCTATAAACGTCGTTGATACCCATTTGAAACCCTTGAGAGCAACCTTGAATTTGGCCAAGAGCGCTTAAGAACCGCTCATCAGAAGCAGATAGAGTATCTTCAGTATTATCTACTATCACGGGATCAGTATCTTTTTCTTGAAGGGCACTCACAATATGCATAAATTTAACTTTGGTATCCGAGGGGGGGACTTTTTCCCCTCTCTCATCATGACTCAACGTCAGATAAGGTCTAAATCTTGCTTGTGCAACTGTTGGCATTCCTTGTCCCCATTGACTTTCCATAAAGCGCTTCGTACTCATGACTTTCTGTTGAAAGTAGCTCAGAAGACCCTCATGATTTTTTGGCAAATCCTGGAGTGTTATGGGTTTCCATAATTCATTGGCGAAAAAGACTGGACTTAAAGAGACATAAGTATCTTCAATAGCTTCATAGGCACACATAAGGTTTCCAAAATCAACTTTCTCACCGCGCCTTCTCATCAAGTTTTGATAGACGACAAACGGGCTCTCGGGTTTGTCTTTGAAATCTAAACGTAAACCCGCAGCAATGTATTCTTGATAAAGGCGTGTTTCTTCATGAATATTATGAAAAAGAAGAAAACTAAGAATTGGATCATGAATTCTTTGAACAAATTGCATATTTGAATCTCTTAAGGCATCCATGAGTAAACTTTCTACAGTTAGATACAAATTGAGATCATATTTCTCTGATATCAGACCCAGCAGGGAAAATACAGAAATTCTAACATGCCATGGCATCTCTTGCGTAAAGAGGGGTCCATCCAGCTTCGCGATAGCATGACACGCATCCACTTGACGCTGTTCATTCGTTATGTTCATAAGAAGCCCGACAATATCTGCTCTTTCATACCAGAAAGGGTTTTCCTTTATTGACTGGCACACAGGCAGAATTGTCTTGTTTTTTGTGAGATCTAAAAGAATTTGAAAGTGATTTTCCCCGATCTCATTCGTGAATAGAGCATCTTGAAAAGGAATGAAGGCTTTACACATCTCTTGCAGGGCTTCAAGACTCTCCCCTTTTCCAAGGGCCCTTATAATAAATGCCTTTAAGGGTGAAGTGACTCTTTCTGTGGCCTCCTCAAGAAAACATGTCCTTAGACCTTCACAGACCATACAGACCTTTTCTAAGGTTTTCAATTGGCCAAGGATATGTATGAGGTATCCTCCAGATCTCTCATTTGTGAAAAGAAGGGTCCCATACCTATTTATACCTTCGCATACTACTTTCAGGATTTCTTCATTTTCTAGTCTCCCGAATGCACCAATGATACTAGCTCTTTCAAATCCTTCTAAATTCTCTAAAAATAACATGTGACCACAAGCCTTAATGGCTCTACTTACGGACATGATGTTCTCTGGATTTTTCATACTTTCCAGAGCCTGAAGAATGGATCCTAAATGACTTACCTTTCCTAAAAATTGGGCGTCGCCACAGAAAAATAGGGCGTCACCACAGAAAAATAGGGCGTCGCCACAGACTTCAAGCCCTTGACATACTGCCCTCATCGTTTCTGGATCTTTCATTTTCCCGAAAGCTTCAAGGATTTCTGCAATCCCCGTTCCAGCAATCGTCTGGGTAAGAAAAACGTGGCCATAGGTCTTGACCAGCTCACATACAGCGCTCATCGTACCGAGGTCTTTCATGCTCCCGAGAGCTTTGATAATCGCTGCTCTACCATTCTTCCTCTCTTGATTGAAGAGTATGCCTTCATACCTCTTGACAACTTCACACGCAGTTTTCATCTTCTCTAGGTCTTTGAAGCTCCCGAGAGCTTCGAGGATTTCTGCTACCCCCGTTCCATCACTGATCTGAGTAAGAAGAACGTGACCATAGCTCTTGATCAACTCACATACAGCGTTCATCGTAGTGAGGTCTTTCAAACTCCCAAGTGCTTTGACAATTGACGCTCTTCCTTCCTTACTCTCTTGATTGAAGAGCGCGTTCTCATAGCACTTGACGACCTCACATACCGATCTGATAATTTTAGGATCCTTTAGATCTATAAGAACTTTAAGAATATATGATCTATCACGTCCATCCATCCCCTCAGTAAAAAGAGTACTACCACACATCGTTAGTCCGTTTCTTACGGCATTCAGTGTTTCTAAGTCAGTATTATCACTAAGAACTTCAACAATATATGATCCATCACGTCCATCCATTTGTTCTGTAAAAAAAGCATCCCCAACAATTTGAATCGCCTGACAAACGGCGCTCATCTTTCCTGAGTCTTTAAGGTTTCCAAGAGCCTTGATAAAGTAAGATCTATCCTGAGTACTCATTCTCTCAGTGAAAAGGGCTGCAGCATATGTCTTAATTGTCTGACATACAGCTCGTATAGTCTCTGGATCTTTAAGATCCCCAAGCGCATAAATGACCGATGATTTATCTTGAGTAGAGGTCTCCTTTGGGACAAGCGTACTGCCGCATAGCTTCAGTCCATCCCCTATGGCTGATATAATCTTCACATCTCCGAGCTTACCGAGGATATTTATCATATGGGATCTGTCATGATAAGTCGTGCTATCTGTGAAAAAAAACTGATCATTTGACACGATCACGTTGCTAACCATAATGATGGTTTCTGGGTTAAGGCTTGCAAGTGAACCTATTATGCATTCTCTATATTTAATTTTGTCATTTGGAATCAGATTAAGGATTTTGGTGCCACAGATCTTGAGGCCGTTGCAAACATTAACAATTGTCTGTGCATTTTCAAGATTACCAAGGTCAGGAATGAGCCCTCCTGATAAGGTTGGGTTGTCTAAAATCTGAAGCCCCTCACATACGTTATGGATCGTCTGAAGGTTTTTGAGACTTCTAAATTGATTTATGCTGTGACAGATTTCATCGGTACTCATTTCCCTAGTAAAAAGGGCGTTCCAGTATTTATTGAATGTCTGACAAATATCAGTGATCCTACTTAAATCTTCAATACCTCCAAAAGCTTCAATGATGTGTTTTTTGTCCACAGAGCTCCTACCCTCTATTCTTAATTTGTCTCCACAAACTTCAAGGCTTGAAGAGACAACTCTAACTCTTTCAGGGTCTTTAAGGTTGCTAAGAGCTGTAATAATTTTATGTTTGTCTGTTCCCCTCTTTTGTTTTCTAAGAAAAATATGACCAAACCTTTTCAAACTTTCACAAACCGCTACTGTTTTCTCCTGGTCCCTTATCCGACCAACAGCTCTAATAACTTCTATTCGGCTGTTGGCATCCATAATCTCTGTGAACAGTACATCCCCATAAGCTTCGAATGGAAATAATTCTAGAGTCGGTATTCCCCTTTTATCACCCACAGATCTTAAGTCTATAAGTTCTTCAAGAATACGTGTTCTTTCATAACCATCTATATTTTCAGGGAACAATAATTTACTAAAGTTTCTTATAATATCTGATAATCGATTCAGGCATTCATAATTTTTATAATAATTAAGATAAGATACGCCTGCATCCCAAAGACGACTTATAAATCTTGATCTCTCTTTGTTGTCCATGTCTTTCGTAAAAAACACATGCCCGAAAGCGGCGATGAACTGGGAGAGGTGTCGGATTATATTAGAATCTGTGATAAGTGAAATTTTGTGTATGAAATTTACTCTGCCACCAGCACTTGAATCCATGAAGATTAAATCAGCAGTTCTCAAGGATTCACACACCCCAAGTATCGTGTCTGGGTCATTCAGTCTTCCAAGAGCTTCAATAATTTGTGCTCTTCCCGTACCATTCATCTCTTTCGGAAGAAGAGCCTCTCCACACAGCTTTAGTCCTTCAACAACCCCTTGGATGAGCTTTATATTTTTTAAATTACAGAGAGCTTCTATTACTTTCACTCGATCATTACAATTCATGGTTATGGGAAAAAGGATAGGTGCATTTGCTTTGAGAGTTTTGCATAAAGGAATAATTAGGCGATCATCTCTTATGAAGGCAGCAATAACGTGAGATCTGTCATGCACCGTCATATCCTCTGTAAAGAGAGAATTCCCACTCTCTCTTTGTCCATCAAATACCCAATCGGCGAATTTAGGATTTTTATGTTTCTTCAGTGCTTCAAGGATGATTCTTAACTCTTTCGGACTCATTTTCTCTGGAAAGAATGCATTTCCGTAAGTGTTCAATTCATAAAATACCGACTTGATGAGTTTAGGGGCGTTTAATTCTAAAAGAATTGGAACACAAGCTTTTCTTTCATCGTTCATCATACCTTTGGCATAAAGTAAGTCCGTCAAGGTGAAGGTTGCTTCACAACTTTGCTCAATTGCTTGGGAGGTCTTCAGTCTACCGAGAGTAACTACAATTGCTCTTTTTTGAAATTCCGTCATGTCATCGGTGAATAATTTAGGAGCATGAAGGCGGATAGCCTCTTGTATAGGTGATGCAAGCCTTACCAAGGCTTGCTTGACTTCTTTTGGAAATTCAAAAGGTTGGGATATAGAGAGTGTATTTCTTCTGGGATGCTCACCCCCCTGCCTTTCATCTTCTGCGCCTTGAGCACAAAGAATAACTGACGTTGACGTGATCATTAACAATTGCAAGGTTGTTTTATTCATATATTCTTTTTCTACATCTTAAAATTATTACAAATATTGGGGTTATTCTGTGGACCCCTTGGCAAACCTTATTCTTACGAGATTCAAGATCTGGTTAGAGTTCTCCCCTAAACTGAATTGATGCTTCCAGTAAACTTTCAAGCTTTAGCGTATAAGGGAAGAAAGTACGATACCGTATAAATACGGTGATTTGGAAAAATGGGAAAAAACGTCATTATCTTTATATTCCAATAAATCAATATATTACGTATTTTTTACAGTGTATGAAACAACAGGGTCTTATCTTGTTTATTAGAACCTCTCGTTCTTCTATAGGAAAATGATTTGATTCTGACATTAATGAATTTCGAGTTTGTATTGTATGTATCTGCTCTAAAGCTTCTAACGCTTTAGAGAAAACAAGATATTTTTCTTGACATCCTGATTCTGGATCCTCATATGTATTAGGAAATGAACACTTTAAAAAAATGGATTTTTTAAGATGAGCCGGCTGGAACGCCACATAAACATGACTGTTCTCCAAGGGTTTTCGACCTTGGTTGCTCTTACATGTTCAAAATCCAAGTCCCTCAAGCGCAGCTAGCGCTTTATCTCTATTTTATCACCTTACAATTTGTTTTAATTTTTTTTCCCTGAACGGAAAGAATTTGTTTTATATTTTTATTGGGAGAGACCCATGACATCGCGACATACACAAGATAAAATTGGCCTTTGGCCGTTAACCTCCCTGGTGACAGGGAATTTGGTTGGTTCGGGCGTTTATTTGCTGCCCGCAACCCTCGCCATCTATGGAACCGTCAGCATTTTTGGCTGGATAGCCGCCTCACTCGGCGCCATCTTGCTTTCGTTGGTATTTGCAAATTTAAGCGCCCATCAAACAAAGACGGGCGGTCCGTATCTCTATGCCCGCGAAGCCTTTGGCGACACGGTCGGGTACTACGTTTGCTGGGGATATTGGGTACTCTCTTGGATGAGCAATCCCGCCCTTGCCATTGGTGCCGTCGGGTATATCTCCTCCCTTTGTGGGGGATTGAGTCAGATGACGCACTTCTGCCTGGAGGTCCTCGTCGTTGCTGGATTGACGGCCTTTAACCTGACGGGCCTGAAAGTGACAGGGCGTACAGAGCTCGTGATTACGATGTTAAAAGTGGTTCCTCTCTTAGTTTTGCCTTTGATTGGGCTCTATTATATTGACTTTTCAATCATCACATCCCACATCAATGTCTCTGACAAATCCTTCGGAATGGCCCTCAATTCTGCCACTCTGGCTGCCATGTGGGCGTTTGTGGGCCTTGAGACGGGAACCATTCCGGCCGGGCAAGTTTACAATGCTTCAAAGACCGTTCCCCGAGCAACCGTCTTGGGAACCGTGATCGCCGCCGCTGTTTATATCTTGGGCGCTATCGTCGTTATGGGCGTGGTCCCCCCTCAAGATTTGCTTAGCTCCAAAGCGCCATATGCGGATGCGGCTGAGCGAATCTTCGGCGGGGCTTGGGGCGCGCCTGTCACGTTTGCCGCCATCATCTCCTGTTTAGGAACCCTCAACGGATACCTGATCATTGTGGGTCGTATCCCTTATGGTGCCGCACATGACGGGTTGTTTCCAAAATTCTTCACGAAAACAACACCGCATGGAACACCCTATTGGGGCGTAATCATCTCGTCGTTTTGTTCTATTCCGCTTTTATTGCTCTCGCTGCAAAACAGTTTAATGGAGCAATTTAATTTTATTATTGAATTGGCAACTCTTCTTATTTTGGTAGTGTATGCCATATCCGTATTGGCCTATTTAAAATTAATGATTCGAGACGGAAAAATAACGCCTACAAAAATTGCTTTGGGCATCGGTGCTTTGAGCTTTGCCGGATGGGCATTGTGGGCTGCGAGCTTGAAAATGGTCGCCCTGTCTTTTGTGATTGTCCTTCTCGGCATCCCCATGCGTCTTTGGATGACACGGGCCAAGGTTTCTGTATAAGTTCAGATAGAAATGAGACGCTGGAGGGGGAGAACGGGCCCATCAATAGCCCTTGCGAGCCCCCTTCCAGACATTAAAAAAGGCCTTGAGAATAGGGATGTTAAAACACCTAAGCTCAGGAGGCCTTTTTATGCAGATCCAGAGATCGCACAAGAATATTTATAGATTATATGCTTATACCCGTACACAAGAATGTTTGGATGTGTACCGAAAAAAATATGGAAATCAAGCCCGACAATGGGAAAAAGAAGGTTTAATAAAGGCTACGCAATACCCTGGGGTATAAGGATTATAAAACCATGGTTATGGGTGAGCGTGTGCAAATTGATCATATGACAGTGACAAAAAACGGAATTTGCGTAAAACATTTTCAAGCTTGGGATCGACGATCTAAGTTTATGGATGCTGACATTTATTCCCATGCCAAGAGCTCTTCTGCCAAGAGATTTCTACTTGATTTGGTTAAGAAAACCCCGTTTAAGATTGAATCTATCCAAGTAGATGGAGGCTCAGAGTTTATGGCCGAATTTGAAGAGGCTTGTGCAGATCTTGGTATACCTCTTATTGTTTTACCCCCAAAAAAGCCAACTTACAATGGAGGCGTTGAGAGAGGTAATCGTATATTTAGGGAAGAATTTTACAACAGGAGCAACTTGTTAGCTGATTCTATTGGTGGAATCAGAGCTGAATTAACAAAGGCTCTTCATAAATACAATACCTATAGGCCACATAGAAACTTGAAAGGATTAACAACGATGCGGAAACAACCCTGGTAATGACAGATCTTATAGGATTTATCTGCCCGAAATTGAAGCTTGGGCGAATGATCAACCCGAATATTGTAACATCTTACGTGATGAGATGCATGGCACATTAACCGTTGACCGTGATGTCCTCGATGTACAATCTGGGAAAACTTTGAAAAAGAAAGAAGTCAATGACGTCGTGGTTAAACGTCTTCTAAAGAGCGCTGGATATATTGATTGGGAAGATAGGGACAACAAGTAGGGGGTTTGTTTCGTTTAATCTTGCTCGATCGGCTCCGGGGTTTCTTGAGATGTTTAAGAAAAGCAAAATCTAATCTATGTTTTGTGCTTGTAAGATCAAAGGAATATATCCTTGGACGATGTTTCTTTAATATGCTTTTAATCTGCCATTTGCTTTTTTCCCCCTAGGACTATAATAACTTAGGTCTTTCATAACTTTTAGGAGAAAAAAAGATGAGCGAAATTGTATGAAAACAAACCGCACCCCTCTATCAAGAATAAATGAAGTTGTTCAGTCTATAATCAGACAATTAACGCATTAATTAAAGCGGACATATCGCGAATTCGTAACCAAAAATAAAAAACTTGAAAAATTAGTAACGTTTCATTACATATATTCAAGAAACCATTAAACCCATAATAAGTTTTTTATATACCTATGAATACAATATTTTATACATTAGCCCTAGTCCTGAGCCTTATTGCGACAAACGTAACGCCTATTTTATCAATGGAAAATACCGGTCCACGAGAGAGTCTGCCTGGGTTCGTTCCCTTTCTAATATCCCAAGAAATGGAAGATACGGTTAAGAAATATAAAGAAATGGCCCCAAAATTGCACGAGAGGACAAAGGACGAGCTTCGCGGTATCATTATGGATTTGTGCAATGATCATGCAAATTTAGAAGCACAGGTATTCAACAAATATATGTACTATGTCAGAGAAAATAAGCTTCTGGATATTGATACCGTAATAGGCTATGAACCGTTATACACTATATACCAACGCAAACGAGATCTCGGATTGCGAGATTCTACAATAGAATTTATTCTTATGAATTATAAAGAAAAAGAATTAAGAGAATTTTTTGAAGATTATAATCTTCCAGAATTACGGGCGCTTGTTTATAGAATTTTCACACAATTATTACGATCGCATTTGGAACTTGCTGTTATAAATTCTAAGCAAAAATCTGGGTTTGCGCACTTCGATAGTGAAAAGTCTCTTTACGCACTAAGTGACGGGCAAATCAAAGAATGGGGGACTAAGTATTTTTTCATTCTTGATTATTATTGCGATGTTGTTTACGGAAAAAGTCTTTTGCAGCCTGTCACCAATTTTCCCTATGGTAAAAATATTGACGCTAATGTCCTTGATTTTACTATAGTGATAAAGAATAATCGCTTGGCACTTTACTGCGCGCATCAGAATCCTAAATTTGAGCGAACATGGTACCAGTTGCAACTAGCCAGTATCCTGAGCTGTTTGAGCTCTCCTCTGATCCCAAAATTTGACATTCCCCCCTTCTACCTAGCAGACTCAGGGACGACAAGAAAATCTAAAAAATTAAGTAAAAACCCAAGGAGCAATAAGTCTACGGTCTCTCTGGTAAGTGCCCCATTGACTGAAGGTCAAAGCCAACAAATTACAGAAAAATTAGAACGATACCGGGTGGAAGCAAATATTATTAGCGATTTATTAATAACCATTGCTGATATCGAATATAAAGCCAGAAACCAAAGTGAAGAAAAAAAGAACGATGAGGTTAGAAGCTCGAACAAGGAAAGGGAGGAATTGGAACGGCAGGTCGAAAATTCAACTAAGTTAAAAGAACTTTACTTGCAGAGAATCCGCGCGCTTATAGACGAGCTGAAGAGAGCCAAAAATATTCCAGAGGAATTAAAAAGTAAATTAGATGCGCAGCAAACAAAAATTGACAACCAGAGACATCAACTCACCAAGAATGAAGAAACAATAAAAAGGTTACAGGGAGAGCTAGCGAATGCTCACGATGAGCTGCAACAAAGTTCAGCCAAGCTCAGGGAAGCAAACTTAGGCAACCAACGTTTGGCTAGCGAGGTAAAAGAATTGCAAGAAGTCACTGCATCATCAAGTAAACTTGGAACTTCTCATCCTGGTGCTGTAAAACGACATTCCACTTTTCAAAAGCGTTTACAGAGAGTTGTGCGTCAACAACGCTCATCAAGAGAGACTCCTGGAGTTAAGGGTGATAAGCATCGGTCAGAATTCAACCGTAGAGATCCCAAATCACACGCCATGGTTCGTGCAAGCGACAAACAGAAAAATTCTTCAGCTAATGATAATAATGCCCCTCTCACTCGAGTTGCAGCAACACAAAACAGGAAGCCCACGACAGACCCAAGATTTTGGTATCATGGTGCATTAAAGAAA
Coding sequences within it:
- a CDS encoding amino acid permease → MTSRHTQDKIGLWPLTSLVTGNLVGSGVYLLPATLAIYGTVSIFGWIAASLGAILLSLVFANLSAHQTKTGGPYLYAREAFGDTVGYYVCWGYWVLSWMSNPALAIGAVGYISSLCGGLSQMTHFCLEVLVVAGLTAFNLTGLKVTGRTELVITMLKVVPLLVLPLIGLYYIDFSIITSHINVSDKSFGMALNSATLAAMWAFVGLETGTIPAGQVYNASKTVPRATVLGTVIAAAVYILGAIVVMGVVPPQDLLSSKAPYADAAERIFGGAWGAPVTFAAIISCLGTLNGYLIIVGRIPYGAAHDGLFPKFFTKTTPHGTPYWGVIISSFCSIPLLLLSLQNSLMEQFNFIIELATLLILVVYAISVLAYLKLMIRDGKITPTKIALGIGALSFAGWALWAASLKMVALSFVIVLLGIPMRLWMTRAKVSV